The following proteins are encoded in a genomic region of Glycine max cultivar Williams 82 chromosome 18, Glycine_max_v4.0, whole genome shotgun sequence:
- the LOC102669969 gene encoding uncharacterized protein isoform X1 translates to MSWIFDFNFGYVMDISYGLALDFFIFSYVMIFFSFYRMSSSLSSNDSALSSNDSSSDDDDHITKNKVLMFAVANVTNYFMKYVVKNPCRDSSMTGHRWVFEILNGHPIRCYQMFRMKKLVFLELCDILETKYNLKKTRNVSIYEQVGLFLYMLSQPGSVRNCEERFQHSGETISRHFHNVLEAVCMFAKDIIKPVDPSFRDTPDEILKDARYRPYFRDCIGAIDGTHIRVCVPSHLQGVYIGRKGYTTTNVMVVCDFSMCFTFVWAGWEGSAHDTKIFMEALHKPALHFPHPPQGKYYLVDSGYPTFMGFLGPYKKTRYHLPQFRIGPRIRGRVEVFNYYHSSLRSTIERAFGLCKARWKILGNMPPFALKTQNQIIVACMAIHNFIQRNDKSDGEFDSLDEDNEDIDSDEDESEVGPSTITWEEPDAQSTLQMERFRESLKNMFPTRI, encoded by the exons ttctacagGATGtcttcatcattatcatcaaatgactcaGCACTATCATCAAATGACTCTTCATCTGACGATGACGATCACATTACGAAGAACAAAGTGTTGATGTTTGCTGTAGCTAATGTTACCAATTACTTCATGAAATATGTTGTGAAAAATCCATGTAGAGATTCAAGCATGACAGGCCATCGTTGGGTATTTGAAATTCTAAATGGTCATCCAATACGTTGTTATCAGATGTTTAGAATGAAGAAACTTGTCTTTCTTGAATTATGTGATATCTTGGAAACCAAGTACAACTTAAAGAAAACTCGAAATGTCAGCATTTATGAGCAAGTTGGCTTGTTTTTATACATGTTGAGTCAACCAGGTTCTGTTCGTAATTGTGAGGAAAGATTTCAACATTCAGGTGAAACAATATCTAGACATTTCCATAATGTCTTAGAAGCTGTGTGTATGTTTGCAAAGGATATAATTAAGCCTGTTGATCCATCATTTAGGGATACTCCTGATGAGATTCTAAAAGATGCCAGATATCGCCCTTACTTTAGGGATTGTATTGGTGCAATAGATGGTACTCACATACGAGTTTGTGTTCCCTCTCATCTACAAGGAGTCTATATTGGTCGGAAAGGCTACACTACCACTAATGTCATGGTTGTTTGTGACTTTAGCATGTGTTTCACTTTTGTTTGGGCAGGTTGGGAAGGTTCTGCACATGATACTAAGATATTTATGGAGGCTTTACATAAGCCTGCATTGCATTTTCCACATCCTCCTCAAg GTAAATATTATCTTGTTGATTCTGGTTACCCTACTTTTATGGGTTTTCTAGGACCGTACAAGAAAACTAGGTATCATCTCCCGCAATTTAGAATTGGGCCTAGAATCAGGGGAAGAGttgaagtttttaattattatcattccAGTCTTCGAAGTACAATTGAACGTGCATTTGGTTTATGTAAAGCAAGATGGAAGATATTGGGTAATATGCCACCTTTTGCTTTGAAGACACAAAACCAAATCATTGTTGCTTGCATGGCTATACATAACTTCATTCAAAGAAATGACAAGAGTGATGGAGAATTTGATTCGCTAGATGAAGATAATGAAGATATAGATAGTGATGAGGATGAAAGTGAAGTTGGTCCTAGTACTATAACATGGGAAGAACCGGATGCTCAAAGTACTCTACAAATGGAACGATTTAGAGAATCTCTGAAGAATATGTTTCCAACacgtatttaa
- the LOC100791790 gene encoding GDSL esterase/lipase At5g55050 — protein sequence MGNSVLFISFFIFSFGFLEAQKAPAVYVFGDSLVDIGNNNYLSLSIEKAILPHYGIDFPTKKPTGRFSNGKNAADLIAEKLGLPTSPPYLSLVSNVHNNSNNVSFLRGVNFASGGAGIFNVSDNGFRQSIPLPKQVDYYSLVHEQLAQQIGASSLGKHLSKSIFIVVIGGNDIFGYFDSKDLQKKNTPQQYVDSMASTLKVLLQRLYNNGAKKFEIAGVGAIGCCPAYRVKNKTECVSEANDLSVKYNEALQSMLKEWQLENRDIGYSYFDTYAAIQDLVHNPTSYGFANVKAACCGFGELNAQIPCLPISSMCSNRKDHIFWDAFHPTEAAARIFVDEIFNGPSKYISPINMEQLLAI from the exons ATGGGGAATTCCGTtctctttatctctttcttcATCTTCAGCTTTGGTTTCTTGGAGGCTCAAAAGGCTCCAGCAGTTTATGTGTTTGGAGACTCACTTGTTGATATTGGCAACAACAACTACTTGAGTCTCTCCATTGAAAAGGCAATTCTTCCTCACTATGGCATTGATTTTCCAACTAAGAAACCCACTGGGAGATTTAGCAATGGCAAGAATGCTGCAGATTTAATTG CTGAAAAATTGGGCCTACCTACTTCACCACCTTATCTCTCCCTAGTATCTAATGtccacaacaacagcaacaacgtATCTTTTTTGCGTGGTGTTAACTTTGCCTCCGGAGGTGCTGGAATATTCAATGTCTCAGATAATGGTTTT AGGCAATCAATACCTTTGCCAAAGCAAGTGGACTACTACTCACTAGTGCACGAACAACTGGCACAACAAATAGGAGCATCTTCTCTTGGGAAACACCTCTCAAAGTCCATCTTCATTGTGGTGATTGGAGGCAACGATATCTTTGGTTACTTTGACTCAAAGGATCTTCAAAAGAAAAACACCCCTCAGCAGTACGTGGATTCCATGGCTTCCACATTAAAAGTGCTACTACAG AGATTATACAACAATGGTGCAAAGAAATTTGAGATTGCTGGTGTTGGTGCAATTGGGTGCTGCCCTGCATACAGGGTCAAGAACAAAACAGAATGCGTTTCTGAAGCCAATGACTTGTCGGTTAAATATAATGAAGCTCTTCAATCCATGTTAAAGGAATGGCAATTGGAGAACAGGGACATAGGTTACTCTTACTTTGATACTTATGCTGCCATCCAAGACCTCGTTCACAATCCAACTTCATACG GATTTGCTAATGTGAAAGCTGCATGTTGTGGATTTGGTGAGTTGAATGCCCAAATTCCGTGCCTGCCAATTTCGAGCATGTGTTCCAATAGAAAAGACCATATTTTCTGGGATGCATTCCATCCTACAGAAGCAGCTGCTCGCATCTTTGTGGATGAAATTTTTAATGGACCTTCAAAATACATATCTCCTATTAATATGGAACAGTTACTGGCCATCTGA